A genome region from Schistocerca americana isolate TAMUIC-IGC-003095 chromosome 1, iqSchAmer2.1, whole genome shotgun sequence includes the following:
- the LOC124596780 gene encoding uncharacterized protein LOC124596780, translated as MGKTTSAEHMRKLREKLKKDTSKYNVHKEKERERDKRRRENVKMKVSSSGKSLLESRKKETERKRKYRLKLKSVLIEDQSETCISQLGSYKCPQSLGKAVSRVKKVLPSSPSKKSAVIKKLVSESLPKKVVKQIFPSSEENISQTPGIKDVKSIVDHETGKRQDNPDINIKISKFYELRPKNVVLMSQMPHNVCVCRYHANFNFIIEAIHKEIASFPATHTHLMNLVCCDVESEIRMTSQCKKCIMNLHTLIDGKFDLCDIIS; from the exons ATGGGGAAAACAACATCAGCAGAGCATATGAGAAAACTtcgagaaaaactgaagaaagatacCAGCAAGTACAATGtccataaagaaaaagaaagagagcggGATAAGAGAAGAAGGGAAAATGTGAAGATGAAGGTATCCTCCAGTGGAAAATCTTTATTGGAATCTCGaaagaaggaaactgaaagaaaaaggAAGTACAGACTTAAACTAAAATCCGTATTAATTGAAGATCAGTCTGAGACCTGTATTTCCCAGTTAGGATCATATAAATGTCCTCAGTCCCTTGGCAAAGCTGTTTCTCGGGTAAAGAAGGTGCTTCCTTCAAGCCCCTCAAAAAAATCAGCAGTAATAAAAAAGCTTGTAAGTGAAAGCTTACCTAAAAAGGTAGTAAAGCAGATTTTTCCCAGTAGTGAAGAAAACATCTC GCAGACACCTGGTATAAAGGATGTAAAGTCTATTGTAGACCATGAAACTGGGAAAAGA caagACAATCCAGATATTAATATCAAGATTTCAAAATTCTACGAGTTGCGGCCTAAAAATGTTGTTCTAATGTCTCAAATGCCTCACAATGTATGTGTGTGCAGATATCATGCTAACTTCAACTTCATCATTGAAGCCATTCACAAAGAAATAGCTAGTTTCCCTGCTACTCACACTCACCTTATGAATCTTGTTTGCTGTGATGTAGAAAGTGAAATACGCATGACAAGTCAATGCAAGAAATGCATCATGAATTTACACACATTAATAGATGGAAAGTTTGATTTGTGTGACATAATATCTTGA